Proteins encoded within one genomic window of Chlorobaculum sp. MV4-Y:
- a CDS encoding CIA30 family protein, producing MNVDDVVMGGVSDSAMQLTPDGIAVFAGNLSLENSGGFASVRTVLAQRNYADFDGFRIRVKGDGKRYSFRARNDDRFDGIVYKYDFETVPDKWMEIDLPFAGFIPSFRGRTLADVPPLDSAHIVQIGLLISARQEGAFRLEVDWVEAY from the coding sequence ATGAATGTCGATGATGTCGTCATGGGCGGAGTATCGGACAGCGCGATGCAGTTGACTCCGGACGGAATCGCTGTGTTCGCCGGGAATCTGTCGCTCGAAAACTCCGGTGGCTTTGCTTCGGTGCGGACAGTGCTTGCGCAGCGGAATTATGCAGATTTCGACGGGTTTCGGATCAGGGTGAAAGGAGATGGCAAGCGCTACAGCTTCAGGGCGAGGAACGATGACCGGTTCGACGGCATAGTTTATAAATACGATTTCGAGACCGTGCCGGACAAGTGGATGGAGATCGACCTTCCTTTTGCAGGCTTCATTCCGTCATTTCGGGGCAGAACGCTTGCTGATGTTCCGCCGCTCGATAGCGCCCACATTGTCCAGATCGGTTTGCTCATTTCCGCCAGGCAGGAGGGGGCATTCCGGCTGGAGGTCGACTGGGTCGAGGCGTATTGA
- the mnmE gene encoding tRNA uridine-5-carboxymethylaminomethyl(34) synthesis GTPase MnmE yields MSSSDLRIPVPGHPIAAIATPVGVGALAIVRISGAGVLAIADRVFRKAHGSEKLADAAGFTAHFGRLYDGEEMVDEVIALVFRAPRSFTAEEMVEFTCHGGPVVVGRVLRLMLDNGCRLAEPGEFTRRAFLNGRIDLLQAEAIGEMIHARTESAYRTAVSQMKGDLSKKLGELREHLIRSCALIELELDFSEEDVEFQSRAELTAQIETLRGEVNRLIGSYQHGRLVSEGVSTVIAGRPNAGKSTLLNTLLGQERAIVSHMPGTTRDYIEECFIHDKTMFRLTDTAGLREAGEEVEHEGIRRSRMKMAEADLILYLLDLGTERLDEELAEICELKAAHPEAKFLTVANKLDRAENADARIQTIAAGTGTEVIGISALKSEGIDTLKQHMGDLVKNLDKLHEASVLVTSLRHYEALRNASEALQNALELIAHESETELIAFELRAALDYVGEITGKVVNEEVLNTIFDKFCIGK; encoded by the coding sequence ATGTCATCTTCCGATCTTCGCATTCCCGTTCCAGGCCACCCCATCGCCGCCATTGCTACGCCGGTCGGCGTCGGAGCGCTCGCTATCGTGCGCATCAGCGGCGCGGGGGTGCTCGCCATCGCCGACCGTGTGTTCCGCAAGGCGCACGGAAGCGAAAAGCTTGCCGATGCCGCCGGATTCACTGCGCACTTCGGGCGGCTCTACGACGGCGAGGAGATGGTGGACGAGGTGATCGCGCTGGTTTTCCGCGCGCCGCGCTCCTTCACCGCCGAGGAGATGGTGGAGTTCACCTGCCACGGCGGCCCGGTGGTGGTGGGGCGTGTGCTGCGGCTGATGCTCGACAACGGTTGCCGTCTCGCCGAGCCGGGCGAGTTCACACGCCGCGCCTTCCTCAACGGACGCATCGACCTGTTGCAGGCCGAAGCGATCGGCGAAATGATTCACGCCCGCACCGAATCGGCCTACCGCACGGCGGTCAGCCAGATGAAGGGCGACCTCTCGAAGAAGCTTGGCGAACTGCGCGAGCACCTCATCCGGTCATGCGCGCTCATCGAACTCGAACTGGATTTCAGCGAAGAGGATGTCGAGTTCCAGAGTCGCGCTGAACTGACCGCGCAGATCGAAACGCTCCGTGGCGAAGTGAACCGGCTCATCGGCTCTTACCAGCACGGACGGCTCGTCAGCGAAGGGGTCTCGACGGTCATCGCGGGCAGACCGAATGCCGGTAAGTCCACGCTGCTTAACACGTTACTCGGCCAGGAACGCGCCATCGTCAGCCACATGCCCGGCACGACGCGCGACTACATCGAGGAGTGTTTCATCCACGACAAGACGATGTTCCGCCTCACCGACACCGCCGGACTGCGCGAAGCGGGCGAAGAGGTCGAGCACGAAGGCATCCGTCGCAGCCGCATGAAGATGGCCGAAGCCGACCTGATTCTCTACCTGCTTGACCTCGGCACAGAGCGGCTCGACGAGGAGCTTGCCGAAATCTGTGAGCTGAAGGCCGCACATCCCGAAGCGAAGTTCCTCACTGTCGCCAACAAGCTCGACCGGGCCGAAAACGCCGACGCCCGCATCCAGACCATCGCGGCGGGCACCGGCACGGAAGTGATCGGTATCTCCGCGCTCAAGAGCGAGGGCATCGACACGCTCAAGCAGCACATGGGCGATCTCGTCAAAAACCTCGATAAACTGCACGAAGCGAGCGTACTCGTCACCAGCCTCCGCCACTACGAAGCCCTGCGCAACGCCTCCGAAGCCCTGCAAAACGCCCTCGAACTGATCGCCCACGAGTCCGAAACCGAGCTCATCGCCTTCGAACTTCGGGCCGCCCTCGATTACGTCGGTGAAATCACCGGAAAGGTGGTGAACGAAGAGGTGCTGAATACGATCTTCGACAAGTTTTGTATCGGGAAATAG
- a CDS encoding SDR family oxidoreductase, with the protein MELAGTIAVVTGSSSGIGLATCRALLDAGASVFGLSRRETTLDHERFRWLPTDVTIESEIDRAFEAIFTERGCVDLLVNNAGFGFFRDIESIDTAEWRKLIDTNLTAMFLCTRKVVPSMKAAGRGMIVNIGSVAGKRGIKGGTAYCASKFAVNGFSESLMEELRGFGIRVACLNPVSIMTEFFDHAGIEPKKHLQPDEIAHLIVSLVQLPDGMLPDEMTVRPL; encoded by the coding sequence ATGGAACTTGCAGGAACAATCGCTGTCGTGACCGGATCGAGTTCGGGAATCGGGCTTGCCACCTGTCGCGCCCTGCTCGACGCCGGGGCTTCGGTTTTCGGCCTCAGCCGACGCGAAACGACGCTCGATCACGAACGATTCCGCTGGTTGCCGACCGACGTGACCATCGAGTCGGAGATCGATCGTGCGTTCGAGGCGATTTTCACCGAGCGTGGGTGCGTCGATCTGCTGGTCAACAACGCCGGATTCGGCTTTTTCCGCGACATCGAATCCATTGACACGGCGGAGTGGCGAAAGCTGATTGACACCAACCTCACAGCCATGTTTCTCTGCACCCGCAAGGTGGTGCCCTCGATGAAAGCCGCTGGGCGCGGCATGATCGTCAACATCGGCTCGGTGGCGGGCAAGCGCGGCATCAAGGGCGGCACGGCCTACTGCGCCTCCAAATTCGCGGTCAACGGCTTCTCCGAATCGCTCATGGAGGAGCTGCGAGGCTTCGGCATCCGCGTGGCGTGCCTCAACCCCGTCTCGATCATGACGGAGTTTTTCGACCACGCCGGTATCGAACCGAAAAAGCATCTGCAGCCGGATGAAATCGCCCACCTCATTGTCTCGCTCGTCCAGTTGCCCGACGGTATGCTTCCCGACGAAATGACCGTTCGGCCATTGTAA
- the mazG gene encoding nucleoside triphosphate pyrophosphohydrolase, which yields MTHKEQQSIEALKKSILNLKAVTPAEHFERVVNLVQVLRTECPWDRKQTPESLAHLLLEESYELVHAIDTGDDPELKKELGDLFLHVCFQVLLADEAGKFSFVDVFEALCHKLISRHPHVFGDVKAETEQDVLGNWENLKMKEGRKSLLDGVPKAMSELLRAYRVQKKVAGVGFDWPSDEGVLDKLTEEIGELRKATDKQEREEEFGDLLFTIVNYSRFIDTNPEDSLRKATNKFMDRFRKVEEAVQASGKSWQEFSAEELDALWNEAKKQS from the coding sequence ATGACGCACAAAGAACAGCAATCCATCGAAGCCCTCAAGAAGTCTATTCTCAACCTTAAAGCCGTCACGCCTGCCGAACATTTCGAGCGGGTGGTGAACCTTGTGCAGGTGCTTCGCACGGAGTGTCCGTGGGACCGCAAGCAGACGCCAGAGTCGCTCGCCCATCTGTTGCTCGAAGAGAGCTACGAGCTGGTGCACGCTATCGACACCGGCGACGATCCTGAGCTGAAAAAGGAGCTGGGCGACCTGTTCCTGCACGTCTGCTTTCAGGTATTGCTGGCCGATGAGGCAGGCAAGTTCTCATTCGTCGATGTCTTCGAGGCGCTCTGCCACAAGCTCATCAGCCGCCATCCGCATGTGTTTGGCGACGTGAAAGCCGAGACCGAGCAGGATGTACTCGGCAACTGGGAAAACCTCAAGATGAAGGAGGGGCGCAAGAGCCTGCTCGACGGCGTGCCGAAGGCGATGTCGGAATTGCTCCGAGCCTACCGGGTGCAGAAAAAAGTGGCGGGCGTCGGTTTCGACTGGCCAAGCGACGAAGGAGTGCTCGACAAGCTCACGGAGGAGATCGGCGAGTTGCGCAAAGCAACGGACAAACAGGAACGCGAGGAGGAGTTTGGCGATCTGCTCTTCACCATCGTCAACTACAGCCGCTTCATCGACACGAACCCCGAAGACTCCCTGCGCAAGGCGACCAACAAGTTCATGGATCGGTTCCGCAAGGTCGAGGAGGCGGTGCAGGCGTCAGGAAAAAGCTGGCAGGAGTTCTCGGCTGAAGAGCTGGACGCGCTCTGGAACGAAGCGAAAAAACAGAGTTGA
- a CDS encoding alpha/beta hydrolase: MNEHHLKTRVSGRYLVESPDGSGPFPLLAGFHGYGQTTEDELELLRNIPGSDRWIRLSIEALHPFINSKGQPGSSWMTRRNRELRIAENERYVDAVIRKVMEKLPHDGRLVLHGFSQGAGMACRAAVLGRHTVAGVMLLGGDIPPELDGLGRMRTVYLSRGERDQIYTQKHFDSDVIRLRGAGIEPMVSQFRGGHGPTAEYFDAAGRFLAGVG, from the coding sequence ATGAATGAACACCATCTCAAAACCAGGGTCAGCGGTCGCTATCTGGTTGAATCGCCGGATGGCAGCGGCCCGTTTCCGCTGCTCGCCGGATTTCACGGCTACGGCCAGACCACCGAAGACGAGCTTGAGTTGCTTCGGAATATTCCCGGTTCGGACAGATGGATCCGCTTGTCGATAGAGGCGCTGCATCCGTTCATCAACTCGAAAGGCCAGCCCGGTTCGAGCTGGATGACTCGCCGCAACAGGGAGTTGCGCATCGCCGAAAACGAGCGTTACGTTGATGCAGTTATCCGCAAGGTCATGGAGAAGTTGCCGCACGATGGCCGTCTGGTGCTGCACGGCTTTTCGCAAGGCGCAGGCATGGCCTGCCGTGCCGCCGTGCTTGGGCGCCATACGGTCGCAGGTGTGATGCTCCTCGGCGGCGACATCCCGCCGGAACTCGACGGTCTCGGGCGAATGCGCACCGTGTATCTCAGTCGGGGTGAGCGTGACCAAATCTACACGCAGAAACATTTCGACTCAGATGTTATCCGGTTGCGAGGGGCGGGGATTGAGCCGATGGTGAGCCAATTTCGGGGAGGGCACGGGCCGACGGCTGAGTATTTCGATGCAGCGGGGCGGTTTCTGGCTGGGGTCGGGTGA
- the treS gene encoding maltose alpha-D-glucosyltransferase has product MPTRKAVKSYQPEHLWYKDAIIYELHVKTFCDSNNDGIGDFRGLTSRLGYLESLGVTAIWILPFYPSPLRDDGYDIADYTSVNPDYGTIDDFCEFLEEAHRRGIKVITELVVNHTSDQHEWFKKARKAPKGSPERDFYVWSDDPTKYGETRIIFQDYEASNWTWDPVAGQYYWHRFFHHQPDLNFENPAVHQALFDVLDFWLGMGVDGLRLDAVPYLYEAEGTNCENLPHTFEFLRKLRSYVDEHYPNRMLLAEANQWPEDSAAYLGKGDMCHMNFHFPLMPRMYMALATEDRFPIIDILAQTPEIPESCQWASFLRNHDELTLEMVTDEERDYMRRIYAHDQRARINLGIRRRLAPLMSNDRRRIELMNIMLLSLPGTPVLYYGDEIGMGDNYYLGDRDGVRTPMQWNADRNAGFSRANPQKLLLPVIIDPEYHYEAVNVEVQESNPNSLLWWMRHTIATARRFQAFSRGTIEFLNASNPKVLMFIRSYEDETILTVINLSRNAQAVNVDLAAYEGCVPEEIFSMNRFPRVRKEPYMVALGPYGYFWLRLIREEAPADRCALLEKAALRAASWPELFVGRNLDKLETALLPPYYKSARWFGGKARNIIRIRVNDTVPVAEMSNTAFAITEVHYPSGENERYQLPLTFVPLERGNLADESFYRHAIARVELDGLEGFLIDASADETFRSRLLDLILHKETWSGAAGKITADAGKMLETCFAAKAGEALPASHLMGLEQSNTSIRYGEQLCLKLYRKIDNGTAPEIEISRVLTDHTAYRNIPVYLGSFDYGKSHRERCSLGILQNFVPNESDGWRLSLDHVQRYFENVLSHRAQGLQPPVMPSLSSATHELPALMRELIGEFYLHMAGKLAERTAEMHIALGSIATDSAFAPEPFTTLYQRSIYQAMTDQVKRGTIFLRESMKSVPKEARPLANELLAREKKILEQFEPIRQEKIDTVKIRIHGDYHLGQVLYTGNDFVILDFEGEPARSLSERKIKRSVYRDLAGMLRSFDYAAFNVLMQNQAIRPEDRKALEPWAELWSYYVGQHFIDVYTQQTEGSGLIPKEPRQRDLLLRSYLMNKAIYELNYELNNRPEWLPIPMNGILRLIRN; this is encoded by the coding sequence ATGCCAACACGTAAAGCTGTAAAAAGCTATCAGCCAGAGCATCTCTGGTACAAGGACGCCATCATTTACGAACTGCACGTCAAAACCTTCTGTGACAGCAACAACGACGGCATCGGTGATTTCCGCGGCCTGACGAGCCGCCTCGGTTATCTCGAAAGCCTCGGGGTGACAGCCATCTGGATTCTGCCCTTCTACCCCTCGCCGTTGCGTGACGACGGTTACGATATAGCCGATTACACCTCGGTTAACCCCGATTACGGCACCATTGACGATTTCTGCGAGTTCCTCGAAGAGGCGCACCGGCGCGGCATCAAGGTGATCACCGAACTGGTGGTGAACCACACCTCCGACCAGCACGAGTGGTTCAAGAAGGCCCGCAAGGCGCCGAAAGGCTCACCGGAGCGCGACTTCTACGTCTGGAGCGATGACCCGACGAAATACGGCGAGACGCGCATCATCTTCCAGGATTACGAGGCTTCGAACTGGACCTGGGATCCGGTGGCCGGGCAGTACTACTGGCACCGCTTTTTCCATCACCAGCCCGATCTGAACTTCGAAAATCCCGCCGTGCACCAGGCGCTCTTCGACGTGCTCGACTTCTGGCTCGGCATGGGCGTGGACGGTCTTCGTCTCGATGCCGTGCCCTACCTCTACGAGGCTGAAGGCACCAATTGCGAGAACCTGCCGCACACTTTTGAGTTCCTGCGCAAGCTGCGCTCTTATGTGGACGAGCATTATCCCAACCGGATGCTGCTCGCCGAGGCGAACCAGTGGCCGGAGGACTCCGCCGCCTATCTCGGCAAGGGGGACATGTGCCACATGAACTTCCATTTCCCGCTCATGCCACGCATGTATATGGCGCTGGCCACCGAGGATCGCTTTCCGATCATCGACATTCTCGCCCAGACGCCGGAGATTCCGGAGAGCTGCCAGTGGGCGTCGTTCCTGCGCAACCACGACGAGTTGACGCTTGAAATGGTGACTGACGAGGAGCGCGACTACATGCGCCGCATCTACGCCCACGACCAGCGGGCGCGCATCAACCTCGGCATTCGCCGCCGCCTCGCGCCGCTGATGTCCAACGACCGCCGCCGCATCGAGCTGATGAACATCATGCTGCTCTCCCTGCCCGGTACGCCGGTGCTCTACTACGGCGACGAAATCGGCATGGGAGACAACTACTACCTCGGCGACCGCGACGGCGTGCGCACGCCGATGCAGTGGAACGCCGACCGCAACGCAGGCTTCTCGCGCGCCAATCCGCAGAAGCTGCTCTTGCCGGTGATCATCGATCCCGAGTACCACTACGAGGCGGTCAACGTCGAGGTGCAGGAGTCGAATCCCAACTCGCTGCTCTGGTGGATGCGCCACACCATCGCCACGGCCCGCCGCTTCCAGGCGTTCAGCCGCGGTACCATCGAGTTCCTCAACGCCAGCAACCCCAAGGTGCTGATGTTCATCCGGTCGTACGAAGATGAAACCATCCTCACCGTGATCAACCTGTCCCGCAACGCACAAGCGGTCAACGTCGATCTTGCCGCTTACGAAGGGTGCGTGCCGGAGGAGATCTTCAGTATGAACCGCTTCCCGAGAGTGCGCAAGGAGCCATACATGGTTGCGCTTGGCCCATATGGCTATTTCTGGCTGCGCCTGATTCGCGAGGAGGCGCCTGCCGACCGGTGCGCCCTGCTCGAAAAGGCCGCTCTTCGCGCTGCGAGCTGGCCGGAGCTTTTCGTCGGACGCAACCTCGACAAGCTCGAAACGGCGCTCCTGCCGCCCTACTACAAGAGCGCCCGCTGGTTCGGCGGCAAGGCGCGGAACATCATCCGCATCCGGGTGAACGACACCGTGCCGGTCGCCGAGATGAGCAACACCGCCTTTGCCATCACCGAGGTGCACTACCCGAGCGGCGAGAACGAGCGCTACCAGCTTCCGCTGACCTTCGTGCCGCTGGAGCGCGGTAACCTTGCGGATGAGTCGTTTTACCGTCATGCCATAGCAAGGGTTGAGCTTGATGGTCTTGAAGGGTTCCTCATCGACGCTTCAGCCGACGAGACCTTTCGTTCAAGGCTGCTCGACCTTATCCTGCACAAAGAGACCTGGTCCGGCGCTGCTGGCAAGATCACCGCGGATGCTGGCAAGATGCTCGAAACCTGCTTTGCGGCGAAGGCCGGAGAGGCGCTGCCTGCCTCGCACCTGATGGGGCTGGAGCAGAGCAACACCTCGATCCGCTACGGCGAGCAACTCTGCCTGAAGCTCTATCGCAAGATCGACAACGGCACGGCGCCCGAGATCGAAATCTCCCGCGTGCTGACCGATCACACCGCTTACCGCAACATTCCGGTCTATCTCGGCTCGTTCGATTACGGCAAGAGCCATCGGGAGCGCTGCTCGCTTGGCATTCTCCAGAATTTCGTTCCGAACGAGTCCGACGGCTGGCGATTGAGCCTCGACCATGTGCAGCGCTATTTCGAAAACGTGCTCTCGCACCGCGCGCAGGGGCTTCAGCCGCCCGTGATGCCTTCGCTCTCGTCGGCGACTCACGAACTCCCGGCGCTTATGCGCGAGCTGATCGGTGAGTTCTACCTTCACATGGCTGGCAAGCTCGCCGAACGCACGGCGGAGATGCACATCGCGCTTGGCTCGATCGCCACCGATTCGGCCTTCGCGCCCGAACCCTTCACGACGCTCTACCAGCGCTCGATCTACCAGGCGATGACCGACCAGGTCAAGCGTGGTACGATTTTCCTGCGCGAATCGATGAAGTCCGTGCCGAAGGAGGCTCGCCCGCTTGCCAACGAGCTGCTCGCCAGAGAAAAGAAGATTCTCGAACAGTTCGAACCCATCCGCCAGGAGAAGATCGACACGGTTAAAATCAGGATTCACGGTGACTACCACCTCGGCCAGGTGCTCTACACCGGCAACGACTTCGTGATTCTCGACTTCGAGGGCGAACCGGCCCGCTCGCTCTCGGAGCGCAAGATCAAGCGCTCGGTCTATCGAGACCTCGCTGGTATGCTGCGCTCGTTCGACTACGCGGCCTTCAATGTGCTGATGCAGAACCAGGCTATCCGGCCTGAAGATCGCAAGGCGCTCGAACCGTGGGCCGAGCTTTGGAGCTACTATGTCGGTCAGCACTTCATCGATGTCTATACACAGCAAACCGAAGGTTCGGGTCTGATTCCCAAAGAGCCGCGCCAGCGTGACCTGCTTTTGCGTAGCTACCTGATGAACAAGGCGATCTACGAGTTAAATTACGAACTGAACAATCGCCCCGAGTGGCTGCCGATTCCGATGAACGGCATCCTCCGCCTCATCCGTAACTGA
- a CDS encoding alpha-1,4-glucan--maltose-1-phosphate maltosyltransferase, with the protein MKQEFALPAPIRQDRPFDGRRRVVIDRVFPEIDGGRFPVKRTEGDRMTVEADIFTDGADTIVAELLYRLKGETAWSVVPMTHLGNDRWTASFEVGKPGMYEYTVQGWVDHFETWRTGLQKKLDAGQDVSLDLRIGATLVELGAARAADDDAGTLHHYVGLLTVGASEAAVEAALSEGLAAAMRRAPEKAMVTLYEKILLLQIDQKKAGFSTWYELFPRSWSEEPGKHGTFRDCMNLLPRIALMGFDVIYLPPIHPIGVTKRKGKNNALVAGPEDPGSCWAIGGADGGHTSVHPELGTMADFEAFVQEAEKHSISVALDIAFQCSPDHPWVKEHPQWFRWRPDGTVQFAENPPKRYEDILPIDFESEDWQNLWIALRDVFLFWIGKGVKIFRVDNPHTKAFGFWEWALGSIREEHPETMFLAEAFTRPKLMARLAKGGYTHSYTYFTWRNTKHELQEYLTELTQTELREYMRPNFWPNTPDILHEELQGGSRAKFIIRFILAATLSSNYGMYGPAYELCENVPYPGKEEYIDSEKYEIKQWDLDRPGNIRSEIAMVNRIRHNNPALQQTNDITFVKIDVSQGQEHDQLMGYVKCSSDGANIILTVVTLDDHNTRGGWLRFPLEKFGRPHTERFTVEDLISGRTYEWNGEWNYVELNPHIMPAHIFRVNLPL; encoded by the coding sequence ATGAAACAAGAGTTTGCGCTACCTGCCCCGATTCGGCAGGATCGTCCCTTCGACGGACGCCGGAGGGTCGTGATCGACCGCGTTTTTCCTGAAATCGACGGCGGGCGTTTTCCCGTCAAGAGAACCGAGGGCGACCGGATGACGGTCGAGGCCGATATTTTTACCGATGGCGCGGATACCATTGTCGCCGAGCTGCTGTACCGTTTGAAAGGCGAGACGGCGTGGAGCGTGGTTCCGATGACACACCTCGGCAACGACCGCTGGACGGCGTCGTTCGAGGTGGGCAAGCCTGGGATGTATGAATATACCGTGCAGGGCTGGGTCGATCATTTCGAGACCTGGCGGACGGGGTTGCAGAAGAAGCTTGACGCGGGGCAGGATGTGTCGCTCGACCTGCGCATCGGTGCGACGCTCGTCGAACTTGGCGCGGCTCGCGCGGCGGACGATGATGCGGGCACGCTGCATCACTACGTCGGCCTGCTCACGGTCGGCGCGAGCGAGGCGGCAGTCGAAGCGGCGCTGAGCGAAGGACTGGCGGCGGCCATGCGGCGCGCCCCCGAAAAAGCGATGGTAACCCTCTATGAAAAGATTCTCCTCCTCCAGATCGACCAGAAAAAGGCCGGGTTCAGCACCTGGTACGAACTCTTTCCCCGCTCGTGGTCGGAGGAGCCGGGCAAACACGGAACCTTCCGCGACTGCATGAATCTCTTGCCGCGCATCGCTCTGATGGGCTTCGACGTGATCTACCTGCCGCCGATTCACCCCATCGGCGTGACCAAGCGCAAGGGAAAGAACAACGCGCTGGTGGCCGGGCCGGAGGATCCGGGAAGTTGCTGGGCAATTGGCGGCGCGGACGGCGGCCACACTTCGGTGCATCCCGAACTCGGCACGATGGCGGATTTCGAGGCCTTCGTGCAGGAGGCGGAGAAGCACAGCATTTCGGTGGCGCTCGACATCGCCTTCCAGTGCTCGCCCGACCATCCGTGGGTGAAGGAGCATCCGCAGTGGTTTCGCTGGCGTCCCGACGGGACGGTGCAGTTCGCCGAGAATCCCCCGAAGCGCTACGAGGATATTCTGCCCATCGACTTCGAGTCCGAGGACTGGCAGAATCTCTGGATCGCGCTGCGCGACGTATTCCTCTTCTGGATCGGCAAGGGCGTCAAGATTTTCCGCGTGGACAATCCGCACACCAAGGCGTTCGGCTTCTGGGAGTGGGCGCTCGGCTCGATCCGCGAAGAGCACCCCGAGACGATGTTTCTCGCCGAGGCCTTCACCCGGCCAAAGCTGATGGCGCGTCTTGCAAAAGGCGGCTACACCCATTCGTACACCTACTTCACCTGGCGCAACACCAAGCATGAGTTGCAGGAATACCTCACCGAGTTGACCCAGACCGAGCTGCGTGAGTACATGCGCCCGAACTTCTGGCCCAACACGCCCGACATCCTGCACGAGGAGTTGCAGGGTGGCAGCCGGGCGAAGTTCATCATCCGCTTCATCCTCGCCGCGACGCTTTCGTCGAACTACGGTATGTACGGTCCGGCCTACGAGCTGTGCGAGAACGTACCCTATCCCGGCAAGGAGGAGTACATCGATTCGGAGAAGTACGAAATCAAGCAGTGGGATCTCGACCGGCCCGGCAACATCCGTTCCGAAATCGCGATGGTCAACCGCATTCGCCACAACAATCCGGCGCTTCAGCAGACCAACGACATCACCTTCGTGAAGATCGATGTGTCGCAAGGTCAGGAACACGATCAGCTCATGGGCTACGTGAAGTGCTCGTCCGATGGTGCGAACATCATTCTCACGGTGGTCACGCTTGACGACCACAACACGCGCGGCGGCTGGCTGCGCTTCCCGCTCGAAAAGTTCGGACGCCCGCACACCGAGCGATTCACAGTCGAAGACCTGATTTCTGGCCGCACCTACGAGTGGAACGGCGAGTGGAACTACGTCGAACTGAATCCGCACATCATGCCAGCACATATTTTCAGGGTCAATTTGCCTTTATAA